In a genomic window of Pieris brassicae chromosome 7, ilPieBrab1.1, whole genome shotgun sequence:
- the LOC123712612 gene encoding transient receptor potential-gamma protein-like isoform X2, with the protein MSAGSGERRPSTCRVELGTLLAPGPRPLDTKVKRHSIHGMTEEDNVVRPHQEMAVLSLEEKKYLLGVERGDVAGTRRVLQRARDTGHINVDCVDPLGRSALLMAIDNENLEMVELLLEFGVETRDALLHAISEEFVEAVEALLDHEERTRKEGEPHSWEALPPETATFTSDITPLTLAAHRDSYEIIKLLLDRGARLPAPHDVRCGCDECVRSRREDSLRHSRSRINAYRALASPSLIALSSKDPILTAFELSWELRRLSALEHEFKTEYQELRGQCQEFATALLDHTRTSHELQVLLNHEKGCPQPPPLLEPGAPERMRLSRLKLAIKLRQKKFVAHPNVQQLLASIWYESVPGFRRKNMVLQAAEMVRIGAMFPLYSLAYLAAPHSTAGRMLRKPFIKFLCHSASYFMFLFLLILASQRIETTAGIFGGGPAETPVSRRGSPPTLVEWLILAWVSGLIWSEVKQLWDMGLREYVHDMWNVIDFVTNSLYVATVALRVVSHFQVRREMHLGLQWNQPREKWDAWDPMLLSEGLFSAANIFSSLKLVYIFSVNPHLGPLQVSLSRMVLDILKFFVLDILVIFAFSCGLNQLLWYYADMEKKRCPSAGAHAPTNSTAPQDPDACVVWRRFANLFETMQTLFWAAFGLVDLDSFELDGIKIFTRFWGMLMFGTYAVINVIVLLNLLIAMMNHSYQLISERADVEWKFARSKLWISYFEEGGTAPPPFNVLPSPKSALYAWRWLQRRLCGHARAKREHMRTIRRKAKQTTEREFRYQAIMRNLVRRYVTVQQRRAECGGVTEDDVNEIKQDVSAFRCELVEILRNSGMNTSTANAGGGGGKKNRQKERRLMKGFNIAGGSLAPVDEFFASLHHDHGGAHGGGHHGSLSALLGGRLRTSQSSLSDGPGGPAPRKPPHHKRRWGTIIEAARAARVSRLIGRSRSEDSVCDHAGPSPSGSERSDSGSDSQRSPERAPRGRPSHPLSALAALKCKRKKFGDSRRQADGGAEALQRASSVPARAPPAPRAAPPVPRAPRPAAPDEAATKGGSREPLLASLEDDALKEKCGQCGYESGGGESARANGASEAEVGTEACGRCAALARLAGVTPLHGHAPHHSAGWL; encoded by the exons ATGTCGGCCGGTAGCGGAGAGCGGCGGCCCTCCACGTGCCGCGTGGAACTGGGCACCTTGCTGGCGCCCGGGCCGCGTCCTCTTGACACCAAGGTCAAG AGGCACAGCATCCATGGCATGACGGAGGAGGACAACGTGGTGCGGCCGCACCAGGAGATGGCCGTGCTATCGTTGGAGGAGAAGAAGTACCTGCTTGGGGTGGAGCGCGGCGACGTGGCCGGGACTCGCCGCGTGCTACAGCGCGCGCGCGACACCGGACACATCAACGTGGACTGCGTCGATCCACTGGGCCGTAGTGCGCTGCTCATGGCCATCGACAACGAAAACCTCGAGATGGTCGAACTACTGCTCGAGTTCGGTGTAGAGACGCGCGACGCGTTGCTGCACGCAATCTCAGAGGAGTTCGTCGAGGCTGTCGAGGCGCTGCTCGATCACGAGGAACGTACACGCAAGGAAGGCGAGCCGCAC AGTTGGGAGGCCCTCCCGCCGGAGACGGCGACGTTCACGTCGGACATAACGCCACTGACGCTGGCGGCGCATCGCGACAGTTACGAGATCATCAAGCTGCTACTGGACCGCGGCGCGCGTCTTCCGGCGCCACACGACGTGCGCTGCGGATGCGATGAGTGCGTGCGATCGCGGCGCGAAGATTCGCTGCGCCATTCTCGCTCGCGGATCAACGCTTATCGCGCACTCGCTTCGCCGTCGCTCATCGCACTCTCGTCCAAGGACCCGATCCTCACCGCGTTCGAGCTCTCGTGGGAGCTGCGGCGGCTATCGGCGCTGGAGCACGAGTTCAAGACCGAATACCAGGAACTCCGCGGTCAGTGCCAGGAGTTCGCCACGGCCTTGTTGGACCACACGCGCACCTCACACGAACTCCAAGTGCTGTTAAACCACGAGAAGGGTTGCCCGCAGCCGCCGCCACTGCTCGAGCCAGGTGCTCCAGAGCGAATGCGACTGTCGCGGCTTAAACTCGCCATCAAACTGCGTCAGAAAAAG TTTGTGGCGCACCCTAACGTGCAGCAGCTGTTGGCTTCCATCTGGTACGAATCTGTGCCAGGTTTCCGCCGCAAAAACATGGTGCTGCAGGCCGCCGAGATGGTGCGCATCGGCGCCATGTTTCCGCTGTACTCGCTGGCCTACCTGGCTGCACCGCACTCCACGGCCGGCCGCATGCTACGCAAGCCCTTCATCAAGTTCCTTTGCCACTCCGCTAGCTACTTCATGTTTCTTT TCTTACTGATTTTGGCGTCGCAGCGCATAGAGACGACAGCGGGCATCTTCGGAGGCGGGCCGGCGGAAACGCCCGTGTCCCGACGCGGCTCGCCGCCCACTCTCGTCGAGTGGCTCATCCTGGCCTGGGTTAGCG GACTGATCTGGAGCGAAGTGAAGCAACTTTGGGACATGGGGCTGCGCGAGTACGTGCACGACATGTGGAACGTGATCGACTTCGTCACCAACTCACTGTACGTGGCCACCGTCGCACTGCGAGTCGTCTCACATTTCCAG GTCCGGCGCGAGATGCACTTGGGCCTGCAGTGGAATCAGCCGCGTGAGAAGTGGGACGCGTGGGACCCGATGCTGCTATCTGAAGGCCTGTTTTCCGCCGCTAACATCTTCAGCAGCCTCAAGCTGGTGTACATCTTCAGCGTCAATCCCCATCTCGGCCCGCTCCAAGTTTCGCTCAGCCGGATGGTGCTCGATATACTCAAGTTCTTTGTGCTTGACATTCTCGTAATATTCGCCTTCTCATGTG GCCTAAACCAACTGCTGTGGTATTACGCGGACATGGAGAAGAAGCGCTGTCCGTCGGCTGGCGCTCACGCTCCCACCAACTCGACTGCGCCTCAGGACCCCGATGCCTGCGTGGTTTGGAGAAGGTTCGCGAA CTTGTTCGAGACGATGCAGACGCTGTTCTGGGCGGCTTTCGGACTCGTGGACCTGGACTCGTTTGAGCTGGACGGTATCAAGATCTTCACGCGCTTCTGGGGCATGCTCATGTTCGGCACCTACGCTGTCATCAACGTTATCGTGCTGCTCAACCTGCTCATCGCCATGATGAATCACTCGTACCAGCTTATTTCC GAGCGTGCGGACGTAGAGTGGAAATTCGCTCGTAGCAAATTGTGGATCAGCTATTTTGAGGAAGGAGGCACCGCCCCTCCGCCTTTCAACGTCCTTCCGTCGCCCAAGTCCGCGCTGTACGCTTGGCGCTGGCTGCAGCGACGTCTCTGCGGCCACGCGCGGGCCAAGCGCGAGCACATGCGCACTATACGA AGGAAAGCCAAGCAGACGACCGAACGCGAGTTCAGATACCAG GCGATCATGCGCAACTTGGTGCGGCGCTACGTGACGGTGCAGCAGCGGCGCGCCGAATGCGGCGGCGTCACCGAGGACGACGTCAACGAGATCAAGCAGGACGTGAGCGCCTTCCGCTGCGAGCTCGTCGAAATCCTGCGCAACTCCGGAATGAACACGTCCACCGCCAACGCCG GAGGCGGAGGCGGTAAAAAGAACCGGCAGAAGGAGCGTCGGCTGATGAAAGGTTTCAACATAGCTGGGGGTTCGCTAGCTCCGGTGGACGAGTTCTTCGCTTCGCTACACCACGACCACGGCGGGGCGCACGGTGGCGGTCATCACGGCTCGCTGTCGGCTCTGCTCGGCGGGCGCCTACGCACGAGCCAGTCCAGTCTGTCCGACGGCCCGGGAGGGCCCGCTCCGCGGAAGCCACCGCACCACAAACGCCGCTGGGGGACCATCATCGAGGCGGCGCGGGCCGCGCGAGTGTCTCGTCTCATCGGTCGGTCGCGTTCCGAGGACTCCGTCTGCGACCACGCCGGACCCTCACCGAG CGGCAGCGAGAGGTCCGACTCGGGCAGCGACTCGCAGCGAAGTCCCGAACGGGCGCCCCGCGGCAGGCCGTCGCATCCGTTGAGCGCTCTGGCGGCGCTGAAGTGCAAACGCAAAAAGTTCGGCGACTCGCGGCGCCAGGCCGACGGCGGGGCGGAGGCGCTCCAGCGCGCCAGCTCGGTCCCGGCGCGAGCGCCCCCCGCCCCTCGCGCCGCGCCTCCCGTTCCTCGCGCCCCGCGACCGGCCGCGCCCGACGAGGCCGCGACGAAGGGAGGCAGCCGGGAGCCGCTGCTCGCCAGCCTCGAGGACGACGCTCTCAAG GAGAAGTGCGGGCAGTGCGGGTACGAGAGCGGCGGCGGCGAGTCGGCTAGGGCGAACGGAGCGAGCGAAGCGGAAGTGGGGACGGAAGCGTGCGGACGCTGCGCGGCGTTGGCTCGCCTCGCCGGCGTCACGCCGCTGCACGGCCACGCGCCGCATCACTCCGCCGGATGGCTCTGA
- the LOC123712612 gene encoding transient receptor potential-gamma protein-like isoform X1 yields MSAGSGERRPSTCRVELGTLLAPGPRPLDTKVKRHSIHGMTEEDNVVRPHQEMAVLSLEEKKYLLGVERGDVAGTRRVLQRARDTGHINVDCVDPLGRSALLMAIDNENLEMVELLLEFGVETRDALLHAISEEFVEAVEALLDHEERTRKEGEPHSWEALPPETATFTSDITPLTLAAHRDSYEIIKLLLDRGARLPAPHDVRCGCDECVRSRREDSLRHSRSRINAYRALASPSLIALSSKDPILTAFELSWELRRLSALEHEFKTEYQELRGQCQEFATALLDHTRTSHELQVLLNHEKGCPQPPPLLEPGAPERMRLSRLKLAIKLRQKKFVAHPNVQQLLASIWYESVPGFRRKNMVLQAAEMVRIGAMFPLYSLAYLAAPHSTAGRMLRKPFIKFLCHSASYFMFLFLLILASQRIETTAGIFGGGPAETPVSRRGSPPTLVEWLILAWVSGLIWSEVKQLWDMGLREYVHDMWNVIDFVTNSLYVATVALRVVSHFQVRREMHLGLQWNQPREKWDAWDPMLLSEGLFSAANIFSSLKLVYIFSVNPHLGPLQVSLSRMVLDILKFFVLDILVIFAFSCGLNQLLWYYADMEKKRCPSAGAHAPTNSTAPQDPDACVVWRRFANLFETMQTLFWAAFGLVDLDSFELDGIKIFTRFWGMLMFGTYAVINVIVLLNLLIAMMNHSYQLISERADVEWKFARSKLWISYFEEGGTAPPPFNVLPSPKSALYAWRWLQRRLCGHARAKREHMRTIRRKAKQTTEREFRYQAIMRNLVRRYVTVQQRRAECGGVTEDDVNEIKQDVSAFRCELVEILRNSGMNTSTANAGAPGGGGGKKNRQKERRLMKGFNIAGGSLAPVDEFFASLHHDHGGAHGGGHHGSLSALLGGRLRTSQSSLSDGPGGPAPRKPPHHKRRWGTIIEAARAARVSRLIGRSRSEDSVCDHAGPSPSGSERSDSGSDSQRSPERAPRGRPSHPLSALAALKCKRKKFGDSRRQADGGAEALQRASSVPARAPPAPRAAPPVPRAPRPAAPDEAATKGGSREPLLASLEDDALKEKCGQCGYESGGGESARANGASEAEVGTEACGRCAALARLAGVTPLHGHAPHHSAGWL; encoded by the exons ATGTCGGCCGGTAGCGGAGAGCGGCGGCCCTCCACGTGCCGCGTGGAACTGGGCACCTTGCTGGCGCCCGGGCCGCGTCCTCTTGACACCAAGGTCAAG AGGCACAGCATCCATGGCATGACGGAGGAGGACAACGTGGTGCGGCCGCACCAGGAGATGGCCGTGCTATCGTTGGAGGAGAAGAAGTACCTGCTTGGGGTGGAGCGCGGCGACGTGGCCGGGACTCGCCGCGTGCTACAGCGCGCGCGCGACACCGGACACATCAACGTGGACTGCGTCGATCCACTGGGCCGTAGTGCGCTGCTCATGGCCATCGACAACGAAAACCTCGAGATGGTCGAACTACTGCTCGAGTTCGGTGTAGAGACGCGCGACGCGTTGCTGCACGCAATCTCAGAGGAGTTCGTCGAGGCTGTCGAGGCGCTGCTCGATCACGAGGAACGTACACGCAAGGAAGGCGAGCCGCAC AGTTGGGAGGCCCTCCCGCCGGAGACGGCGACGTTCACGTCGGACATAACGCCACTGACGCTGGCGGCGCATCGCGACAGTTACGAGATCATCAAGCTGCTACTGGACCGCGGCGCGCGTCTTCCGGCGCCACACGACGTGCGCTGCGGATGCGATGAGTGCGTGCGATCGCGGCGCGAAGATTCGCTGCGCCATTCTCGCTCGCGGATCAACGCTTATCGCGCACTCGCTTCGCCGTCGCTCATCGCACTCTCGTCCAAGGACCCGATCCTCACCGCGTTCGAGCTCTCGTGGGAGCTGCGGCGGCTATCGGCGCTGGAGCACGAGTTCAAGACCGAATACCAGGAACTCCGCGGTCAGTGCCAGGAGTTCGCCACGGCCTTGTTGGACCACACGCGCACCTCACACGAACTCCAAGTGCTGTTAAACCACGAGAAGGGTTGCCCGCAGCCGCCGCCACTGCTCGAGCCAGGTGCTCCAGAGCGAATGCGACTGTCGCGGCTTAAACTCGCCATCAAACTGCGTCAGAAAAAG TTTGTGGCGCACCCTAACGTGCAGCAGCTGTTGGCTTCCATCTGGTACGAATCTGTGCCAGGTTTCCGCCGCAAAAACATGGTGCTGCAGGCCGCCGAGATGGTGCGCATCGGCGCCATGTTTCCGCTGTACTCGCTGGCCTACCTGGCTGCACCGCACTCCACGGCCGGCCGCATGCTACGCAAGCCCTTCATCAAGTTCCTTTGCCACTCCGCTAGCTACTTCATGTTTCTTT TCTTACTGATTTTGGCGTCGCAGCGCATAGAGACGACAGCGGGCATCTTCGGAGGCGGGCCGGCGGAAACGCCCGTGTCCCGACGCGGCTCGCCGCCCACTCTCGTCGAGTGGCTCATCCTGGCCTGGGTTAGCG GACTGATCTGGAGCGAAGTGAAGCAACTTTGGGACATGGGGCTGCGCGAGTACGTGCACGACATGTGGAACGTGATCGACTTCGTCACCAACTCACTGTACGTGGCCACCGTCGCACTGCGAGTCGTCTCACATTTCCAG GTCCGGCGCGAGATGCACTTGGGCCTGCAGTGGAATCAGCCGCGTGAGAAGTGGGACGCGTGGGACCCGATGCTGCTATCTGAAGGCCTGTTTTCCGCCGCTAACATCTTCAGCAGCCTCAAGCTGGTGTACATCTTCAGCGTCAATCCCCATCTCGGCCCGCTCCAAGTTTCGCTCAGCCGGATGGTGCTCGATATACTCAAGTTCTTTGTGCTTGACATTCTCGTAATATTCGCCTTCTCATGTG GCCTAAACCAACTGCTGTGGTATTACGCGGACATGGAGAAGAAGCGCTGTCCGTCGGCTGGCGCTCACGCTCCCACCAACTCGACTGCGCCTCAGGACCCCGATGCCTGCGTGGTTTGGAGAAGGTTCGCGAA CTTGTTCGAGACGATGCAGACGCTGTTCTGGGCGGCTTTCGGACTCGTGGACCTGGACTCGTTTGAGCTGGACGGTATCAAGATCTTCACGCGCTTCTGGGGCATGCTCATGTTCGGCACCTACGCTGTCATCAACGTTATCGTGCTGCTCAACCTGCTCATCGCCATGATGAATCACTCGTACCAGCTTATTTCC GAGCGTGCGGACGTAGAGTGGAAATTCGCTCGTAGCAAATTGTGGATCAGCTATTTTGAGGAAGGAGGCACCGCCCCTCCGCCTTTCAACGTCCTTCCGTCGCCCAAGTCCGCGCTGTACGCTTGGCGCTGGCTGCAGCGACGTCTCTGCGGCCACGCGCGGGCCAAGCGCGAGCACATGCGCACTATACGA AGGAAAGCCAAGCAGACGACCGAACGCGAGTTCAGATACCAG GCGATCATGCGCAACTTGGTGCGGCGCTACGTGACGGTGCAGCAGCGGCGCGCCGAATGCGGCGGCGTCACCGAGGACGACGTCAACGAGATCAAGCAGGACGTGAGCGCCTTCCGCTGCGAGCTCGTCGAAATCCTGCGCAACTCCGGAATGAACACGTCCACCGCCAACGCCGGTGCGCCAG GAGGCGGAGGCGGTAAAAAGAACCGGCAGAAGGAGCGTCGGCTGATGAAAGGTTTCAACATAGCTGGGGGTTCGCTAGCTCCGGTGGACGAGTTCTTCGCTTCGCTACACCACGACCACGGCGGGGCGCACGGTGGCGGTCATCACGGCTCGCTGTCGGCTCTGCTCGGCGGGCGCCTACGCACGAGCCAGTCCAGTCTGTCCGACGGCCCGGGAGGGCCCGCTCCGCGGAAGCCACCGCACCACAAACGCCGCTGGGGGACCATCATCGAGGCGGCGCGGGCCGCGCGAGTGTCTCGTCTCATCGGTCGGTCGCGTTCCGAGGACTCCGTCTGCGACCACGCCGGACCCTCACCGAG CGGCAGCGAGAGGTCCGACTCGGGCAGCGACTCGCAGCGAAGTCCCGAACGGGCGCCCCGCGGCAGGCCGTCGCATCCGTTGAGCGCTCTGGCGGCGCTGAAGTGCAAACGCAAAAAGTTCGGCGACTCGCGGCGCCAGGCCGACGGCGGGGCGGAGGCGCTCCAGCGCGCCAGCTCGGTCCCGGCGCGAGCGCCCCCCGCCCCTCGCGCCGCGCCTCCCGTTCCTCGCGCCCCGCGACCGGCCGCGCCCGACGAGGCCGCGACGAAGGGAGGCAGCCGGGAGCCGCTGCTCGCCAGCCTCGAGGACGACGCTCTCAAG GAGAAGTGCGGGCAGTGCGGGTACGAGAGCGGCGGCGGCGAGTCGGCTAGGGCGAACGGAGCGAGCGAAGCGGAAGTGGGGACGGAAGCGTGCGGACGCTGCGCGGCGTTGGCTCGCCTCGCCGGCGTCACGCCGCTGCACGGCCACGCGCCGCATCACTCCGCCGGATGGCTCTGA
- the LOC123712612 gene encoding transient receptor potential-gamma protein-like isoform X3, with the protein MDRIHQRHSIHGMTEEDNVVRPHQEMAVLSLEEKKYLLGVERGDVAGTRRVLQRARDTGHINVDCVDPLGRSALLMAIDNENLEMVELLLEFGVETRDALLHAISEEFVEAVEALLDHEERTRKEGEPHSWEALPPETATFTSDITPLTLAAHRDSYEIIKLLLDRGARLPAPHDVRCGCDECVRSRREDSLRHSRSRINAYRALASPSLIALSSKDPILTAFELSWELRRLSALEHEFKTEYQELRGQCQEFATALLDHTRTSHELQVLLNHEKGCPQPPPLLEPGAPERMRLSRLKLAIKLRQKKFVAHPNVQQLLASIWYESVPGFRRKNMVLQAAEMVRIGAMFPLYSLAYLAAPHSTAGRMLRKPFIKFLCHSASYFMFLFLLILASQRIETTAGIFGGGPAETPVSRRGSPPTLVEWLILAWVSGLIWSEVKQLWDMGLREYVHDMWNVIDFVTNSLYVATVALRVVSHFQVRREMHLGLQWNQPREKWDAWDPMLLSEGLFSAANIFSSLKLVYIFSVNPHLGPLQVSLSRMVLDILKFFVLDILVIFAFSCGLNQLLWYYADMEKKRCPSAGAHAPTNSTAPQDPDACVVWRRFANLFETMQTLFWAAFGLVDLDSFELDGIKIFTRFWGMLMFGTYAVINVIVLLNLLIAMMNHSYQLISERADVEWKFARSKLWISYFEEGGTAPPPFNVLPSPKSALYAWRWLQRRLCGHARAKREHMRTIRRKAKQTTEREFRYQAIMRNLVRRYVTVQQRRAECGGVTEDDVNEIKQDVSAFRCELVEILRNSGMNTSTANAGAPGGGGGKKNRQKERRLMKGFNIAGGSLAPVDEFFASLHHDHGGAHGGGHHGSLSALLGGRLRTSQSSLSDGPGGPAPRKPPHHKRRWGTIIEAARAARVSRLIGRSRSEDSVCDHAGPSPSGSERSDSGSDSQRSPERAPRGRPSHPLSALAALKCKRKKFGDSRRQADGGAEALQRASSVPARAPPAPRAAPPVPRAPRPAAPDEAATKGGSREPLLASLEDDALKEKCGQCGYESGGGESARANGASEAEVGTEACGRCAALARLAGVTPLHGHAPHHSAGWL; encoded by the exons ATGGATCGAATTCATCAA AGGCACAGCATCCATGGCATGACGGAGGAGGACAACGTGGTGCGGCCGCACCAGGAGATGGCCGTGCTATCGTTGGAGGAGAAGAAGTACCTGCTTGGGGTGGAGCGCGGCGACGTGGCCGGGACTCGCCGCGTGCTACAGCGCGCGCGCGACACCGGACACATCAACGTGGACTGCGTCGATCCACTGGGCCGTAGTGCGCTGCTCATGGCCATCGACAACGAAAACCTCGAGATGGTCGAACTACTGCTCGAGTTCGGTGTAGAGACGCGCGACGCGTTGCTGCACGCAATCTCAGAGGAGTTCGTCGAGGCTGTCGAGGCGCTGCTCGATCACGAGGAACGTACACGCAAGGAAGGCGAGCCGCAC AGTTGGGAGGCCCTCCCGCCGGAGACGGCGACGTTCACGTCGGACATAACGCCACTGACGCTGGCGGCGCATCGCGACAGTTACGAGATCATCAAGCTGCTACTGGACCGCGGCGCGCGTCTTCCGGCGCCACACGACGTGCGCTGCGGATGCGATGAGTGCGTGCGATCGCGGCGCGAAGATTCGCTGCGCCATTCTCGCTCGCGGATCAACGCTTATCGCGCACTCGCTTCGCCGTCGCTCATCGCACTCTCGTCCAAGGACCCGATCCTCACCGCGTTCGAGCTCTCGTGGGAGCTGCGGCGGCTATCGGCGCTGGAGCACGAGTTCAAGACCGAATACCAGGAACTCCGCGGTCAGTGCCAGGAGTTCGCCACGGCCTTGTTGGACCACACGCGCACCTCACACGAACTCCAAGTGCTGTTAAACCACGAGAAGGGTTGCCCGCAGCCGCCGCCACTGCTCGAGCCAGGTGCTCCAGAGCGAATGCGACTGTCGCGGCTTAAACTCGCCATCAAACTGCGTCAGAAAAAG TTTGTGGCGCACCCTAACGTGCAGCAGCTGTTGGCTTCCATCTGGTACGAATCTGTGCCAGGTTTCCGCCGCAAAAACATGGTGCTGCAGGCCGCCGAGATGGTGCGCATCGGCGCCATGTTTCCGCTGTACTCGCTGGCCTACCTGGCTGCACCGCACTCCACGGCCGGCCGCATGCTACGCAAGCCCTTCATCAAGTTCCTTTGCCACTCCGCTAGCTACTTCATGTTTCTTT TCTTACTGATTTTGGCGTCGCAGCGCATAGAGACGACAGCGGGCATCTTCGGAGGCGGGCCGGCGGAAACGCCCGTGTCCCGACGCGGCTCGCCGCCCACTCTCGTCGAGTGGCTCATCCTGGCCTGGGTTAGCG GACTGATCTGGAGCGAAGTGAAGCAACTTTGGGACATGGGGCTGCGCGAGTACGTGCACGACATGTGGAACGTGATCGACTTCGTCACCAACTCACTGTACGTGGCCACCGTCGCACTGCGAGTCGTCTCACATTTCCAG GTCCGGCGCGAGATGCACTTGGGCCTGCAGTGGAATCAGCCGCGTGAGAAGTGGGACGCGTGGGACCCGATGCTGCTATCTGAAGGCCTGTTTTCCGCCGCTAACATCTTCAGCAGCCTCAAGCTGGTGTACATCTTCAGCGTCAATCCCCATCTCGGCCCGCTCCAAGTTTCGCTCAGCCGGATGGTGCTCGATATACTCAAGTTCTTTGTGCTTGACATTCTCGTAATATTCGCCTTCTCATGTG GCCTAAACCAACTGCTGTGGTATTACGCGGACATGGAGAAGAAGCGCTGTCCGTCGGCTGGCGCTCACGCTCCCACCAACTCGACTGCGCCTCAGGACCCCGATGCCTGCGTGGTTTGGAGAAGGTTCGCGAA CTTGTTCGAGACGATGCAGACGCTGTTCTGGGCGGCTTTCGGACTCGTGGACCTGGACTCGTTTGAGCTGGACGGTATCAAGATCTTCACGCGCTTCTGGGGCATGCTCATGTTCGGCACCTACGCTGTCATCAACGTTATCGTGCTGCTCAACCTGCTCATCGCCATGATGAATCACTCGTACCAGCTTATTTCC GAGCGTGCGGACGTAGAGTGGAAATTCGCTCGTAGCAAATTGTGGATCAGCTATTTTGAGGAAGGAGGCACCGCCCCTCCGCCTTTCAACGTCCTTCCGTCGCCCAAGTCCGCGCTGTACGCTTGGCGCTGGCTGCAGCGACGTCTCTGCGGCCACGCGCGGGCCAAGCGCGAGCACATGCGCACTATACGA AGGAAAGCCAAGCAGACGACCGAACGCGAGTTCAGATACCAG GCGATCATGCGCAACTTGGTGCGGCGCTACGTGACGGTGCAGCAGCGGCGCGCCGAATGCGGCGGCGTCACCGAGGACGACGTCAACGAGATCAAGCAGGACGTGAGCGCCTTCCGCTGCGAGCTCGTCGAAATCCTGCGCAACTCCGGAATGAACACGTCCACCGCCAACGCCGGTGCGCCAG GAGGCGGAGGCGGTAAAAAGAACCGGCAGAAGGAGCGTCGGCTGATGAAAGGTTTCAACATAGCTGGGGGTTCGCTAGCTCCGGTGGACGAGTTCTTCGCTTCGCTACACCACGACCACGGCGGGGCGCACGGTGGCGGTCATCACGGCTCGCTGTCGGCTCTGCTCGGCGGGCGCCTACGCACGAGCCAGTCCAGTCTGTCCGACGGCCCGGGAGGGCCCGCTCCGCGGAAGCCACCGCACCACAAACGCCGCTGGGGGACCATCATCGAGGCGGCGCGGGCCGCGCGAGTGTCTCGTCTCATCGGTCGGTCGCGTTCCGAGGACTCCGTCTGCGACCACGCCGGACCCTCACCGAG CGGCAGCGAGAGGTCCGACTCGGGCAGCGACTCGCAGCGAAGTCCCGAACGGGCGCCCCGCGGCAGGCCGTCGCATCCGTTGAGCGCTCTGGCGGCGCTGAAGTGCAAACGCAAAAAGTTCGGCGACTCGCGGCGCCAGGCCGACGGCGGGGCGGAGGCGCTCCAGCGCGCCAGCTCGGTCCCGGCGCGAGCGCCCCCCGCCCCTCGCGCCGCGCCTCCCGTTCCTCGCGCCCCGCGACCGGCCGCGCCCGACGAGGCCGCGACGAAGGGAGGCAGCCGGGAGCCGCTGCTCGCCAGCCTCGAGGACGACGCTCTCAAG GAGAAGTGCGGGCAGTGCGGGTACGAGAGCGGCGGCGGCGAGTCGGCTAGGGCGAACGGAGCGAGCGAAGCGGAAGTGGGGACGGAAGCGTGCGGACGCTGCGCGGCGTTGGCTCGCCTCGCCGGCGTCACGCCGCTGCACGGCCACGCGCCGCATCACTCCGCCGGATGGCTCTGA